A single Chryseobacterium sp. DNA region contains:
- a CDS encoding DUF3276 family protein has protein sequence MSEYKERHENEIFTKVLKAGRRTYFFDVRETKAGDYYLTITESKKNFGENGEATFEKHKIYLYKEDFKSFQEMFNESTDFIINEKGEDVISEKHDKDFKSRSFTIDSDDEV, from the coding sequence ATGAGTGAATACAAGGAACGCCATGAAAATGAGATTTTCACGAAGGTGTTAAAAGCAGGGAGAAGAACTTATTTCTTTGATGTGCGCGAGACGAAAGCAGGAGATTATTATCTTACCATTACTGAAAGTAAGAAGAATTTCGGAGAGAATGGGGAAGCTACATTCGAGAAGCACAAAATTTACCTTTATAAGGAAGATTTTAAAAGTTTCCAGGAGATGTTTAATGAGTCCACAGATTTCATCATTAATGAAAAGGGTGAGGATGTAATTTCAGAAAAACATGACAAAGACTTCAAGAGCAGATCTTTCACAATCGACTCTGACGACGAAGTTTAA
- a CDS encoding PstS family phosphate ABC transporter substrate-binding protein — protein sequence MKNSFKIAVVFILGIMLAGCKKEEKSPSYNKGDLTIFTDESFQSVTEALAEGYMINYPETRIKVATKKEDLGFLDLLNGKAKVVVMSRNLTPEEIKTYQERTDLKFLPAKFAADAVVFVVPKDSPKESISMEEIQAGLLSDKKEFIFDGTNSSNLNFVAEKLKKQPKDLQFSIIPGNQKIIEELSKYPEKIGVVGLNTFSRPYDKASEKLREMVKVLPVVEKGKQYTADFEGLRTMKYPFTRVLYFMANEGNFNIANGFMRFSCTHLGQKIVQKEGLQPYNLYRREVQMR from the coding sequence ATGAAGAATAGTTTTAAGATTGCAGTTGTTTTTATTCTGGGTATCATGCTCGCAGGCTGCAAAAAGGAAGAGAAATCCCCGTCTTATAACAAAGGTGATCTTACAATTTTTACGGACGAGTCTTTTCAAAGTGTTACAGAAGCATTAGCCGAAGGCTATATGATTAATTATCCTGAAACACGAATTAAAGTGGCTACTAAGAAAGAAGATTTAGGTTTTCTGGACCTGCTGAATGGTAAAGCAAAAGTGGTGGTCATGTCCAGAAATCTTACCCCCGAAGAAATAAAAACATATCAGGAAAGAACAGATTTAAAGTTTCTTCCTGCTAAATTTGCTGCGGATGCAGTTGTTTTTGTCGTTCCTAAAGACTCTCCCAAGGAAAGTATTTCAATGGAAGAGATTCAGGCCGGGCTTTTATCAGATAAAAAAGAATTTATTTTTGATGGTACCAATTCCAGTAATCTGAACTTTGTGGCTGAAAAGCTTAAAAAGCAACCTAAAGATCTTCAGTTTTCCATTATTCCGGGAAATCAGAAGATTATAGAGGAATTGAGTAAATATCCTGAAAAAATAGGGGTGGTAGGATTGAATACTTTTAGTCGTCCCTATGATAAAGCTTCTGAAAAGCTTCGGGAAATGGTGAAAGTGCTTCCCGTAGTGGAAAAGGGAAAGCAATATACTGCCGATTTTGAAGGTCTTCGTACCATGAAGTATCCTTTTACCAGGGTTCTTTATTTTATGGCTAATGAAGGTAATTTCAATATTGCTAACGGTTTTATGAGATTTTCATGTACTCACCTGGGACAGAAGATTGTTCAGAAAGAGGGGCTGCAGCCGTATAACCTATATCGCAGAGAGGTACAGATGCGTTAA
- a CDS encoding energy transducer TonB — protein MADENVYNQNLTLDEIVFENRNKEYGAYDLRHQYPRLLTKSFIIGTALFLLAALSPFIYLTIKNLTAPPKQEVKADLVDIIEEDPIIEQPKEEEPPPPPPPPKEEEKIEVIQNVVPEPVKAPKIETPPPPISKQLETTTGLQNQEGVKAPAYTPPPPPPSTGTKASTVEVKANNPNEIYKDVDQSAEYPGGMGALRKFLGDNFDTSLMEGGEGQLKAKLKFVVEKDGTVSNVVIEEKSPNGDFNSEAIRVVKKLKKWTPAKRNGESVRSYYSVPFTMNFE, from the coding sequence ATGGCAGATGAAAATGTATACAATCAAAATCTTACTTTAGACGAGATTGTATTTGAAAATAGAAACAAGGAATATGGTGCCTATGATCTTAGACATCAGTATCCAAGACTTCTGACAAAATCTTTTATAATTGGAACCGCTTTGTTTCTTTTAGCAGCTTTGTCACCGTTCATCTATCTTACGATTAAAAATCTTACAGCTCCGCCTAAACAGGAAGTGAAGGCAGATCTTGTAGATATTATCGAAGAAGATCCGATTATCGAGCAGCCTAAAGAAGAAGAACCACCGCCGCCGCCACCTCCACCAAAAGAAGAGGAGAAAATTGAGGTGATCCAGAACGTGGTTCCTGAGCCGGTAAAAGCTCCAAAAATTGAGACTCCACCGCCGCCAATTTCTAAACAGTTAGAAACGACGACGGGGTTACAGAATCAAGAAGGGGTGAAAGCTCCAGCTTATACACCACCACCGCCGCCACCATCTACCGGTACAAAAGCTAGTACTGTAGAAGTGAAAGCGAATAATCCTAACGAAATCTACAAAGATGTAGACCAGTCTGCAGAATATCCTGGAGGTATGGGTGCTTTGAGAAAATTCTTAGGAGATAACTTCGATACTTCCCTAATGGAAGGAGGTGAAGGTCAGCTTAAAGCTAAATTGAAATTCGTTGTAGAAAAAGACGGAACTGTTTCTAACGTTGTTATTGAAGAGAAATCTCCAAATGGCGACTTCAACAGTGAAGCGATCCGTGTAGTTAAGAAACTTAAAAAGTGGACTCCTGCCAAGAGAAATGGGGAAAGCGTAAGATCTTACTATAGCGTACCATTTACAATGAACTTTGAATAA
- a CDS encoding ABC transporter ATP-binding protein, with protein MEALKTLNPYFWKHKILLFWGVLFIIASNFFNIYKVQFVGKSVDELTKNGNLGFNHQVLIYVAIIVGCSLLTGFFTFMMRQTIIVASRRIEYELKNKIYRHYQDLSLTDYKQTTIGDLMNRLSEDVVAVRMYLGPGVMYVANLVVLVLITAIYMVKTDASMTLWTLLPLPILSYAIYKVSSIINKKSKIMQKSQSAISTFVQDSFSGIRVVKFFAKEKYIEKNYGIKVTDYQNKALDLAKTEAYFFTIILFVIGLLNVAIIWIGGGKYIAGQLSIGKIADFFMYINTLIFPFSMVGWVTSVNQRAEASMQRINEFMDKKSEIVNTNFENYPIKGDIEFRNVSYVYPNTGIKALDNLSFTINAGESLAIMGKTGSGKSTIALLLCRLIDPTEGEILIDGKDLKEHNLENYRNFIGYIPQESYLFSDSIENNIGFAIDHPSHEKVVEYAQIADVHKNIVEFKEQYKTLVGERGVMLSGGQKQRICIARALIKDPNIIIFDDSLSALDTETEQNILENIDKKINNATSIIITHRESSAQKADKIINLTEIANSVTA; from the coding sequence ATGGAAGCGCTAAAAACCTTAAACCCTTATTTTTGGAAACATAAAATACTTTTGTTTTGGGGGGTATTATTTATCATTGCCAGTAATTTTTTCAATATTTATAAAGTTCAGTTTGTAGGTAAATCTGTGGATGAACTTACTAAAAATGGGAATCTCGGTTTTAATCATCAGGTTCTTATTTATGTTGCCATCATTGTTGGCTGCTCACTTTTGACTGGGTTCTTCACCTTTATGATGAGACAAACCATCATTGTGGCCTCAAGAAGAATTGAGTATGAACTTAAAAATAAAATCTACAGACACTATCAGGATTTATCTTTAACGGATTACAAGCAAACAACAATTGGAGATTTAATGAACAGATTAAGTGAAGACGTTGTTGCTGTAAGAATGTATCTGGGCCCCGGAGTCATGTATGTAGCCAATCTGGTTGTTCTTGTTCTGATCACCGCTATCTATATGGTGAAAACAGATGCTTCAATGACATTATGGACCCTGTTGCCTCTTCCTATTTTGTCATACGCTATTTATAAGGTAAGTTCGATCATCAATAAAAAGTCGAAGATCATGCAGAAAAGCCAGTCCGCTATTTCAACTTTTGTACAGGACAGCTTTTCGGGGATCCGTGTGGTGAAATTCTTCGCCAAAGAAAAATACATTGAGAAGAACTACGGCATCAAAGTAACTGACTATCAAAACAAAGCACTGGATCTTGCTAAAACAGAAGCCTATTTCTTTACCATCATTTTATTTGTAATAGGATTACTGAATGTTGCCATCATCTGGATCGGCGGAGGAAAATATATTGCAGGCCAGTTAAGTATCGGTAAAATTGCAGATTTCTTCATGTATATAAATACTTTGATTTTCCCGTTTTCAATGGTAGGATGGGTAACTTCTGTTAATCAGAGAGCAGAAGCTTCTATGCAGAGGATCAATGAATTTATGGATAAAAAATCGGAGATCGTCAATACTAACTTTGAAAACTATCCTATTAAAGGAGATATCGAATTCAGAAATGTTTCTTATGTTTATCCGAACACGGGGATCAAGGCTTTGGATAATTTAAGCTTTACCATCAACGCAGGCGAATCTCTTGCCATAATGGGTAAAACCGGAAGCGGTAAGTCTACCATAGCCCTGCTGTTATGCAGACTCATCGATCCTACGGAAGGTGAGATCTTAATTGACGGTAAAGACCTTAAAGAGCACAATCTGGAGAATTACAGAAATTTCATAGGCTATATCCCCCAGGAAAGCTATTTATTCTCTGATTCTATAGAAAATAATATTGGCTTTGCCATTGATCATCCATCCCATGAAAAAGTGGTGGAATATGCTCAGATAGCAGACGTTCACAAAAATATTGTTGAATTTAAAGAGCAATATAAAACACTGGTAGGTGAACGCGGAGTCATGCTTTCCGGAGGGCAAAAGCAGAGAATCTGCATCGCCAGAGCCCTGATAAAGGACCCCAATATCATTATTTTTGATGATTCTTTATCTGCTTTAGATACAGAAACAGAGCAGAATATTCTTGAAAATATTGATAAAAAAATCAACAACGCAACCTCCATAATTATCACGCACAGAGAGTCTAGCGCCCAAAAAGCAGACAAAATTATCAACCTTACAGAAATTGCCAATTCTGTAACCGCTTAG
- the bshB1 gene encoding bacillithiol biosynthesis deacetylase BshB1 encodes MKTDILAFGAHPDDVELGCGGTIAKMVSEGKKCVVVDLTRGELGTRGTDETRKAEAADAARILGLSARENLGMKDGFLVNSEEYQMRIVKMIRKYRPEIVLANAIDDRHPDHAKGSKLVSDACFLSGLRKIETVLEGETQEVWRPKHIFHYMQWKDVIPEFVIDISGFLDIKLEACMAYKTQFYDPDSKEPETPITTKDFFESLSYRAQNLGRLSGVTYAEGFTTEKLIAMKNFEGIVC; translated from the coding sequence ATGAAAACTGATATACTTGCTTTTGGAGCTCATCCTGATGATGTAGAATTGGGATGTGGAGGGACTATTGCCAAAATGGTCTCAGAAGGTAAAAAATGTGTTGTTGTAGACCTTACCAGGGGAGAACTGGGGACAAGAGGTACAGACGAAACAAGAAAAGCAGAAGCTGCAGATGCCGCTAGAATCTTAGGTCTTTCCGCAAGGGAGAATCTGGGAATGAAAGACGGATTTCTTGTCAATTCTGAAGAATATCAAATGAGAATCGTAAAAATGATCCGCAAATACCGCCCGGAAATCGTATTAGCCAATGCTATTGATGACAGGCATCCGGATCATGCAAAAGGATCGAAATTAGTGTCAGATGCATGTTTCTTGTCCGGGCTGAGAAAAATTGAAACGGTACTGGAAGGGGAAACGCAGGAAGTATGGAGACCCAAGCATATTTTCCATTATATGCAGTGGAAGGATGTTATACCAGAATTTGTAATTGACATTTCAGGATTTCTTGACATAAAATTGGAAGCCTGTATGGCTTACAAAACCCAGTTTTATGATCCGGATTCCAAAGAACCCGAGACTCCGATTACCACAAAAGACTTTTTTGAGAGTTTAAGTTATCGTGCACAGAATTTAGGGCGGTTATCGGGAGTTACTTATGCTGAGGGCTTTACGACAGAAAAATTAATTGCGATGAAAAATTTTGAAGGAATTGTTTGTTAG
- a CDS encoding DUF308 domain-containing protein, with protein MMFNWLSLVTGLFYIVLGIVVIVYKFFFTILEPTIAYALGVVLIIYGIFRIYRAISRIKKSRNEE; from the coding sequence ATGATGTTCAATTGGTTATCCCTGGTTACGGGATTGTTTTATATCGTTTTAGGAATTGTAGTAATTGTCTATAAATTCTTTTTTACAATTTTGGAACCCACCATTGCCTATGCATTGGGTGTTGTCCTGATTATTTATGGAATATTCAGGATCTACAGAGCGATTTCAAGAATTAAAAAATCAAGAAATGAAGAATAG
- a CDS encoding DUF4132 domain-containing protein, which translates to MVEKLLLAAQRQEGLRQTILEALDETSIGALKYMTNVIVEHKLTRFSSVVRAIDTWTGLGWETEKESVVKNIVSLAHTYFSNPELVPDAIKSKNNNEVYMALWVQGVWDVDKTVPYLHQLFDKGSVEKKCLAIKFAAETGDPYIQMPLYYKAVLEGNLEVLAFAGSHMSELLGANTDSKFFINNADYPDFFEKLHELTLKIDTKEKKFEGKIFSWLNATFRKSDLYASMFYLVGEDSHKLDTVLSYFDQFDLSLRELLTRNILGEFYCYSLSYGLGKKKKAVTPFQKEFAFKIIKDRGESLIASGINILLQDPLTKEEIMTFFDLFKRKGGVLRKKLIELVTEQEDEVITPLVEELMTKGDVEQRAASLDMMLQLQKGKRLSSQISRWTQQYAERSKISEREKGLLEQINPSGDQTILSAENGFGFYDPSAISEYSLPKVEANSIYAQATQNDKYGFTISIDQIKEELKKLSDLFLQHKDHEYESEEWDGSVSKVLMGNTFRELKRNTEGFTPQQLAGNYPLHEVWKQWFKNSGMLPRDLFLLTFAESCDRKVFRNFLEDYVFYHKEIIPNPAKGSYYWENPIIRILGSLKHIFVFEEATDFLIDACSTLFANLPEDIINYKGKDSREYYYQNERGNGWQQLGFFDVFLRAIPIKNLTDEQYIKQWNLYRWMQYNGLEEYIKTTVPPFYLFCKAYALNVITKGKLYEGILTADSAIRDLTTIKFNHYHEKYVELFPFLKSMIEEIQDKFLDIELIRGDANTTVSHFVQQFQSIYGTHRFVQILKGLGKSGLYANYIYSYGNESMTRQKLFSWLISNCYPLEGDTQKSFNEIIKKEKISELRLIQAAVYAPQWQQFISSYLGWKGLDSAIWWMHAHTKTGAYEAQNAKLESEVAKYSSVDIQEFKDGAVDKDWFTKAYKELGKARWEMLYESAKYISDGNGHRRARLYSDTLAGSLKIKEVTAKVKDKRDQDYLRVYGLVPLSKSNPEKDVLNRYEYIQQFKKESKEFGSMKQASEALAIRVALENLARNAGYPDPIRLTWAMETKQIQSLLSKDTQITIDGVTVGLIIEDHGKAELVVFREDKQLKSIPPKIRKDKAIVELGNNRKIMREQWTRSRKGLEEAMIRGDEFFLKEIKTLFEHPVIVKHLEKLVFITNDQKTGFFHDGGLVNAHGEIQELSEESTLRIAHCADLHQHSVWSDYQHYCFTEKLVQPFKQIFRELYVPTPDELKEKSVSRRYAGHQIQPKQTLALLKTRGWKVDYEEGLQKVYHKEGFQVKLYAMADWFSPADVESPTLETIEFHSLKDYKNIPFEEINPRLFSEVMRDIDLVVSVAHVGGVDPEASHSSIEMRAVLMKETARLFKLENVSIEGSHVLVKGQMAEYSVHLGSAVVHQVPGRSLSILPVHSQHRGRLFLPFADDDPKSAELLSKVLLLARDNEIKDPTILSQIKREYV; encoded by the coding sequence TTGGTTGAGAAGCTTTTACTGGCAGCCCAACGGCAGGAGGGCTTGCGGCAAACCATTCTGGAAGCTCTGGATGAGACCAGTATAGGAGCTTTGAAATATATGACCAACGTGATTGTGGAACATAAGCTTACCCGTTTTTCATCCGTTGTACGTGCCATAGATACGTGGACTGGATTAGGATGGGAGACGGAAAAGGAATCAGTCGTAAAGAACATTGTATCGTTGGCCCATACTTACTTCAGCAATCCGGAGCTTGTTCCGGACGCCATTAAAAGTAAGAATAACAATGAAGTGTATATGGCACTTTGGGTACAGGGCGTATGGGATGTGGATAAAACGGTGCCTTACTTACATCAATTGTTTGACAAAGGAAGTGTAGAGAAGAAATGTCTTGCGATAAAATTTGCCGCGGAAACCGGTGATCCCTATATTCAAATGCCTTTGTATTATAAGGCCGTGCTGGAGGGAAATTTAGAGGTATTGGCATTTGCAGGAAGCCACATGTCGGAATTATTAGGGGCTAATACAGATTCAAAATTCTTTATCAATAATGCAGATTATCCGGATTTCTTTGAAAAACTGCATGAACTTACATTGAAGATAGATACTAAAGAAAAGAAATTTGAAGGGAAAATATTCTCTTGGCTTAATGCCACTTTTAGGAAAAGCGATTTGTATGCCTCCATGTTTTATTTGGTAGGAGAAGACAGTCACAAGCTGGATACAGTTTTGTCATATTTTGATCAGTTTGACCTTTCATTACGTGAATTATTGACCCGGAATATTTTAGGTGAGTTTTACTGCTATTCCCTTTCCTACGGATTAGGAAAAAAGAAAAAAGCAGTAACTCCTTTCCAAAAGGAATTTGCTTTTAAAATTATAAAAGACAGAGGAGAATCATTGATTGCCTCAGGAATTAATATATTGCTTCAAGATCCTTTAACTAAGGAGGAAATCATGACTTTCTTTGATCTGTTTAAAAGAAAGGGCGGTGTACTCCGTAAAAAGCTTATAGAACTTGTGACAGAGCAGGAAGATGAAGTTATAACCCCATTAGTTGAAGAATTAATGACTAAAGGAGATGTGGAACAGAGAGCTGCCTCCCTGGATATGATGCTTCAGCTTCAAAAAGGAAAGAGGCTGTCTTCTCAGATTAGCCGCTGGACGCAACAATACGCTGAAAGGTCAAAAATTTCAGAAAGGGAAAAAGGGTTACTGGAACAGATTAATCCGTCAGGAGATCAAACAATCCTTTCCGCTGAAAACGGATTCGGGTTTTATGATCCTTCTGCAATATCAGAGTATTCATTACCCAAGGTAGAGGCAAATTCAATATATGCGCAGGCAACCCAAAATGATAAGTATGGTTTTACGATATCCATTGATCAGATAAAAGAAGAATTAAAAAAGCTCAGTGATCTATTCCTGCAGCATAAAGACCATGAATACGAGTCAGAAGAATGGGATGGCTCTGTAAGTAAAGTATTAATGGGAAATACTTTTCGAGAGCTAAAACGAAATACTGAAGGTTTTACCCCTCAGCAGCTGGCCGGAAATTATCCCCTGCATGAAGTATGGAAACAATGGTTTAAAAATTCAGGAATGCTGCCGAGGGATCTATTTTTGTTAACATTTGCTGAAAGTTGTGACCGGAAAGTCTTTAGGAATTTTCTGGAAGACTATGTGTTCTATCATAAAGAGATCATCCCTAACCCGGCAAAAGGGAGTTATTACTGGGAGAATCCTATCATTCGGATCCTTGGTTCATTGAAGCATATATTCGTATTTGAGGAAGCTACAGACTTTTTAATAGATGCCTGCAGTACACTGTTTGCCAATCTTCCTGAGGATATTATTAACTATAAAGGAAAAGACAGCAGAGAATATTATTATCAAAACGAGAGAGGAAACGGCTGGCAGCAGCTAGGTTTTTTTGATGTGTTTTTAAGAGCTATTCCAATAAAGAATCTTACAGATGAGCAGTACATCAAGCAATGGAATTTATACCGATGGATGCAGTACAATGGTCTGGAAGAATATATAAAAACTACCGTTCCCCCATTTTATTTATTCTGTAAGGCTTATGCGCTTAACGTAATTACCAAAGGTAAATTATATGAGGGAATTCTTACGGCAGATTCTGCAATCAGAGATCTTACCACAATTAAATTCAATCATTATCATGAAAAATATGTAGAATTATTTCCTTTCCTGAAATCTATGATTGAAGAAATTCAGGATAAGTTTCTGGATATAGAGCTGATTCGTGGAGATGCCAATACTACGGTTTCACACTTTGTACAGCAGTTTCAGTCTATATATGGAACTCATCGTTTCGTTCAGATTTTGAAAGGACTGGGCAAATCAGGATTGTATGCCAATTACATATACAGCTATGGAAACGAAAGTATGACCAGGCAAAAATTATTTTCCTGGCTTATTTCCAACTGCTATCCGCTAGAAGGCGATACCCAAAAATCATTTAATGAAATCATAAAAAAGGAGAAGATTTCAGAACTTCGTTTAATACAGGCGGCGGTGTATGCTCCGCAATGGCAACAGTTTATAAGTAGTTATTTAGGATGGAAAGGATTGGATTCAGCGATCTGGTGGATGCATGCCCATACCAAAACCGGTGCCTATGAAGCGCAAAATGCAAAACTGGAAAGTGAAGTTGCTAAATATTCATCCGTAGATATTCAGGAGTTTAAAGACGGTGCTGTGGATAAAGATTGGTTCACAAAAGCCTACAAAGAGCTCGGTAAGGCCCGCTGGGAAATGCTTTATGAGTCTGCTAAGTATATATCTGACGGAAATGGACACCGAAGGGCCAGGCTTTATTCTGATACCCTGGCAGGAAGCTTAAAAATAAAGGAGGTCACTGCAAAAGTAAAGGATAAACGGGATCAGGATTATCTTCGTGTCTACGGACTGGTGCCTTTAAGTAAATCCAATCCTGAGAAAGATGTTTTGAACCGGTATGAATACATACAGCAGTTCAAGAAAGAAAGCAAGGAGTTTGGTTCTATGAAGCAGGCGAGTGAGGCCTTGGCTATCCGGGTAGCCTTGGAAAACCTTGCCAGAAATGCCGGTTATCCTGATCCTATAAGGTTAACCTGGGCCATGGAAACCAAGCAAATTCAATCGCTCTTATCAAAGGATACTCAGATTACCATTGATGGGGTTACGGTAGGCTTAATTATCGAAGATCATGGAAAGGCTGAATTAGTAGTATTCAGGGAAGACAAGCAATTAAAATCCATTCCGCCGAAGATCAGGAAAGATAAAGCAATTGTTGAATTGGGAAATAACCGTAAGATCATGCGTGAGCAATGGACCCGTTCCCGAAAAGGGCTGGAGGAAGCAATGATAAGGGGTGATGAATTTTTTTTAAAAGAGATCAAGACCCTTTTTGAACATCCTGTAATTGTAAAGCATCTGGAAAAGCTTGTATTTATTACCAATGATCAGAAAACAGGTTTCTTCCATGATGGAGGTTTGGTAAATGCTCATGGTGAAATTCAGGAATTGAGTGAAGAGAGCACCCTACGTATTGCCCATTGTGCAGATCTGCATCAGCATTCTGTTTGGAGTGATTATCAACATTATTGTTTTACAGAAAAACTTGTACAGCCATTCAAGCAGATATTCAGGGAATTATATGTTCCTACACCGGATGAATTAAAGGAGAAATCCGTGTCACGCCGGTATGCAGGACATCAGATTCAGCCAAAACAAACCTTGGCGCTGCTTAAAACAAGAGGCTGGAAAGTGGATTACGAAGAGGGATTACAGAAAGTATATCATAAGGAAGGCTTCCAGGTGAAGCTTTATGCTATGGCAGACTGGTTTTCACCGGCCGATGTGGAAAGTCCGACCCTGGAAACCATAGAATTCCATTCATTAAAGGATTATAAGAATATTCCGTTTGAAGAGATCAATCCAAGGTTATTTTCAGAGGTAATGCGAGATATTGATCTGGTTGTTTCAGTAGCGCATGTAGGAGGTGTAGATCCTGAAGCAAGCCATTCTTCTATTGAAATGAGGGCTGTATTAATGAAAGAAACAGCACGTTTATTTAAGTTGGAAAATGTAAGTATTGAGGGCTCGCACGTGCTTGTGAAAGGTCAAATGGCGGAATATAGCGTGCATTTGGGAAGTGCTGTAGTACACCAGGTTCCAGGCAGATCTCTGTCCATACTACCTGTTCATTCCCAGCACAGAGGAAGATTGTTCTTACCTTTCGCAGATGATGATCCAAAATCAGCTGAATTATTATCCAAGGTCTTATTGCTGGCCAGGGATAATGAAATAAAGGACCCGACAATTCTCTCACAGATAAAGAGGGAATATGTATAA
- a CDS encoding tetratricopeptide repeat protein produces the protein MKDIMNMNVKKIAFGAAVVFFAGFTSAQTLQDGINSIDSDKFAQAKTNFTDMIAKEPTADNYFYLGNTFLRQGEPDYAKATENFNKGVAADGKNYLNRIGLAAVKLGKGDKNAVAEIQKAVTDSREKDPEVLFRAAEALTLFEKNSSPDLAIQFLNKAIEKAEKKGVPAHYYYTLGDAYRLKRMPGEAMSAYDKALPLARNKASVYTRMATLWMAAQQWQQAKQNIDKAIGVDATYAPAYKALASYDIRYQQNAKATQDLINYTKYADEDPYTQLEIAKLYFTNEDYVNSKAVLDKIFDKIEDPIKFKLRAYQSYADGNYAEAKQNMDTFVSQAEKTRIQPADQGLQGLIAAGLAKTETDAAKKTALMTESQQKIALAKAAKDETMKWDLELANIAGGGAASQSEADKGPTNPTIEALKKQVAVNAQDSDALFKLATAYQDAKNWNGAILTWQKMTALLPDWAPAYYSQGYSYQQAGNNEAAKIAYEKFISTVKPAEQEANKQTLAYAYFAVAYMNKDSDVAKAKDYVAKSLQLDPTYQDAVKLNAEINK, from the coding sequence ATGAAAGATATAATGAATATGAATGTAAAAAAGATTGCTTTTGGAGCAGCCGTGGTATTTTTTGCCGGTTTTACCTCTGCACAGACACTGCAGGATGGTATCAACAGTATTGACAGCGATAAATTTGCACAAGCAAAAACGAATTTCACAGACATGATCGCTAAAGAGCCTACTGCTGATAACTACTTCTATTTAGGAAATACTTTCTTAAGACAGGGGGAGCCAGATTATGCAAAGGCTACTGAAAACTTCAACAAAGGAGTAGCGGCTGACGGAAAAAACTATCTTAACAGAATTGGTTTGGCAGCTGTAAAACTTGGAAAAGGGGACAAAAATGCTGTTGCTGAAATCCAGAAAGCAGTAACGGATTCTAGAGAAAAAGATCCTGAGGTATTATTCAGAGCGGCAGAAGCTTTGACCCTATTTGAAAAAAACAGTTCTCCGGACCTTGCTATTCAGTTTTTGAATAAAGCAATTGAAAAAGCAGAGAAAAAAGGAGTTCCTGCACATTACTATTATACATTAGGAGATGCTTACAGATTGAAAAGAATGCCGGGTGAGGCTATGTCTGCTTATGATAAAGCATTGCCGTTAGCTAGAAATAAAGCTTCTGTGTATACAAGAATGGCCACTTTATGGATGGCCGCCCAGCAGTGGCAGCAAGCTAAGCAAAACATTGATAAGGCTATCGGTGTGGATGCTACCTATGCTCCTGCTTATAAAGCGTTAGCTTCTTATGATATCAGATATCAGCAAAATGCAAAGGCAACACAAGATCTTATCAACTACACAAAATATGCTGATGAAGATCCATATACGCAGTTGGAAATTGCTAAACTATATTTTACAAACGAAGATTATGTAAACTCTAAAGCAGTATTAGATAAGATCTTTGATAAAATTGAAGATCCTATCAAGTTCAAATTAAGAGCGTACCAGTCTTATGCTGATGGAAACTATGCTGAAGCAAAACAAAATATGGATACTTTCGTATCTCAGGCAGAAAAAACAAGAATTCAGCCTGCTGATCAGGGTTTACAGGGGCTTATTGCTGCAGGGTTAGCAAAAACAGAAACTGATGCTGCCAAGAAGACTGCATTAATGACTGAATCTCAGCAGAAAATTGCTTTAGCAAAAGCGGCTAAAGATGAGACCATGAAGTGGGATTTAGAGCTAGCTAACATTGCAGGAGGTGGTGCCGCTTCGCAATCAGAAGCTGACAAAGGACCTACCAACCCTACTATTGAAGCTTTGAAAAAACAAGTGGCAGTAAACGCACAGGATTCTGATGCTTTATTTAAGCTGGCTACAGCGTACCAGGATGCTAAAAACTGGAACGGAGCCATCCTTACCTGGCAGAAGATGACAGCTCTTCTTCCTGACTGGGCTCCTGCTTATTACAGCCAGGGGTATTCTTACCAGCAGGCAGGAAATAACGAAGCTGCAAAAATTGCTTATGAAAAATTTATCAGTACCGTAAAACCTGCTGAGCAGGAAGCCAACAAGCAGACTCTTGCCTATGCTTATTTTGCTGTAGCTTATATGAACAAAGACTCTGATGTGGCAAAAGCTAAAGATTATGTAGCGAAGTCTTTACAGCTTGATCCTACTTATCAGGATGCTGTAAAACTTAATGCAGAAATCAATAAATAA